A genomic segment from Pyxidicoccus trucidator encodes:
- a CDS encoding carbohydrate binding family 9 domain-containing protein: MKPSTCAWGAALFVACLPALAFADSPPDKQHYNYKATFTAEPITIDGKPDEAVWQTATEVSGWYLTRINYGKPAPDDTKVRILYDKHNLYVLFHCLDKDPSKITAYSVQNDSFLHQEDNVTVMLDTFKDHRNAYYFWTNPLGVRTDGRIVADGEAFTTSWVGEWETMGSVTDTGWYSEMRIPFANFQFPEGEEVTFGLMLDREQARTQEWSNWTPDGVNSAKVSRFPHLEGLKNIQGRRSWSVTPYVATDFALKTTESRKMLRPNAGLDARIDPTPWAALKLTVNPDFSDVEADQDRLLLDTDEPLLPERRPFFVESEHLFLAPIKIFTSRRIAMKPHDRIWGGGQLTGKVGGLGFALLDVQHEDDPGDGTTIKENLNSGVLRLQHDIGKRSAINLIGVSRYGDKYGWFRTAGLDANIHIWEEVFIQAQALKSWSDAAGSKNSEAYKLAIHRFDTNSEFWVHLEDIGERYANPLGYTPVLDKQGWNTHLYLTPFPGLRFLPQVNLTWDTLWRRNHEKVRTRLRQRVNVTPYLHHNFALYADYVYDNNEGFKDRVATGGFILFPNDWQSLTLTAFTGRFLGGPTRGINAALNYKLGNRLQARLSAFYTESEDVPTHSELYGTSGTGHSYSGYAQLRYQFNPNLYTRITFQQGAVSELADYSNVKGTLLDAVFGWHYRPWSDLFLVYSDQPFNGSQERRILSKISFTY; encoded by the coding sequence ATGAAACCGTCTACCTGTGCCTGGGGCGCCGCGCTGTTCGTCGCGTGTCTGCCCGCTCTGGCCTTTGCCGATTCACCCCCCGACAAGCAGCACTACAACTACAAGGCCACCTTCACCGCCGAGCCCATCACCATCGATGGCAAGCCGGATGAGGCCGTGTGGCAGACGGCGACGGAGGTCTCTGGCTGGTACCTCACGCGCATCAACTACGGCAAGCCGGCGCCTGACGACACCAAGGTCCGCATCCTCTACGACAAGCACAACCTGTACGTGCTCTTCCACTGCCTCGACAAGGACCCGTCGAAGATCACGGCCTACAGCGTCCAGAACGACTCCTTCCTCCACCAGGAGGACAACGTCACGGTGATGCTGGACACGTTCAAGGACCACCGGAACGCCTACTACTTCTGGACCAATCCGCTGGGCGTGCGCACCGACGGCCGCATCGTCGCGGACGGCGAGGCCTTCACCACGTCCTGGGTGGGTGAGTGGGAGACCATGGGCTCCGTCACCGACACCGGGTGGTACTCCGAGATGCGCATCCCCTTCGCCAACTTCCAGTTCCCGGAGGGCGAGGAGGTGACGTTCGGCCTGATGCTGGACCGCGAGCAGGCCCGCACCCAGGAGTGGAGCAACTGGACGCCGGACGGCGTCAACAGCGCCAAGGTGAGCCGCTTCCCGCACCTGGAGGGCCTCAAGAACATCCAGGGGCGCCGCAGCTGGAGCGTCACCCCGTACGTCGCCACCGACTTCGCGCTGAAGACCACCGAGAGTCGGAAGATGCTCCGGCCCAACGCGGGCCTTGACGCCCGCATCGACCCGACCCCCTGGGCGGCCCTGAAGCTGACCGTCAACCCGGACTTCTCAGACGTGGAGGCGGACCAGGACCGGCTGCTGCTGGACACCGATGAGCCGCTGCTTCCCGAGCGCCGTCCCTTCTTCGTGGAGTCCGAGCACCTCTTCCTGGCGCCCATCAAGATCTTCACCTCCCGCCGCATCGCCATGAAGCCGCATGACCGCATCTGGGGCGGCGGGCAGCTGACCGGTAAGGTCGGCGGCCTGGGCTTCGCCCTCCTCGACGTGCAGCACGAGGACGACCCGGGGGACGGCACCACCATCAAGGAGAACCTCAACTCCGGCGTCCTTCGCCTGCAGCACGACATCGGCAAGCGCTCCGCCATCAACCTCATCGGCGTCAGCCGCTACGGCGACAAGTACGGCTGGTTCCGCACCGCCGGCCTCGACGCCAACATCCACATCTGGGAAGAGGTCTTCATCCAGGCCCAGGCGCTCAAGAGCTGGAGCGACGCGGCGGGCTCGAAGAACTCCGAGGCGTACAAGCTGGCCATCCACCGCTTCGACACCAACTCCGAGTTCTGGGTCCACCTGGAGGACATCGGCGAGCGGTACGCCAACCCCCTGGGCTACACGCCGGTGCTCGACAAGCAGGGCTGGAACACGCACCTGTACCTGACGCCGTTCCCCGGGCTGCGCTTCCTGCCGCAGGTGAACCTCACCTGGGACACCCTCTGGCGGCGCAACCACGAGAAGGTGCGCACCCGCCTGCGCCAGCGCGTCAACGTGACGCCCTACCTGCACCACAACTTCGCCCTCTACGCGGACTACGTCTACGACAACAACGAGGGCTTCAAGGACCGGGTGGCCACGGGTGGCTTCATCCTCTTCCCCAACGACTGGCAGAGCCTGACGCTGACGGCCTTCACCGGCCGCTTCCTGGGGGGGCCGACGCGCGGCATCAACGCCGCCCTCAACTACAAGCTGGGCAACCGGCTCCAGGCCAGGCTGAGCGCCTTCTACACGGAGAGCGAGGACGTGCCGACGCACAGCGAGCTGTATGGCACGTCCGGTACGGGCCACTCGTACAGCGGCTACGCGCAGCTGCGCTACCAGTTCAACCCGAACCTCTACACCCGCATCACCTTCCAGCAGGGCGCCGTCTCCGAGCTGGCCGACTACAGCAACGTGAAGGGCACGCTGCTGGACGCCGTCTTCGGCTGGCACTACCGGCCGTGGAGCGACCTCTTCCTGGTCTACTCGGACCAGCCCTTCAACGGCTCGCAGGAGCGCCGTATCCTCTCGAAGATCTCCTTCACGTATTGA
- a CDS encoding MFS transporter, with translation MIARGVRAVREMYELTQGLGNLRVLLVSGLVGTVAGGLLNPVMPLYLQSRGLDLQGIGLVYTAGSLVPIFLQPVMGALSDRYSRKAFVVSLSLATSLLVPLMALFSHPLPLAAALSLKLLLARTAQPVNGALVADFAPSKKRATIFSLLDATSSLTFVAALAASAAVIRWLGTQHTFFLAGALFLVSSLLLLKLEEPRREAPKAEPKGSHLRLALESLRAPLDYVRDTPRMAGLFVWQFFFAFALNLFPIYIPLYAMQLGAPAELVGPLVAVSWLVYAFAQPFGGRLSDGLPRRSGLILAGLAGMVLMSAVLGLAGWLPAPYGLIVMVVAWALLAVPDGLHRPAAQAVVVEVAPTSERGRFLGALGSCAALAQVLAPLSYGFVARHAGLSSAFLLSSGALLLSLVAMAWAPERSAPAPVAHTPVLTPSQEPG, from the coding sequence ATGATTGCCCGGGGCGTTCGCGCGGTGCGCGAGATGTACGAGCTGACGCAGGGGCTGGGCAACCTGCGGGTGCTGCTCGTGTCCGGCCTGGTGGGCACGGTGGCCGGAGGGCTGCTCAACCCGGTGATGCCGCTGTACCTCCAGTCGCGCGGGTTGGATCTGCAGGGCATCGGGCTGGTGTACACGGCCGGCTCGCTGGTGCCCATCTTCCTGCAGCCGGTGATGGGGGCGCTGTCGGACCGCTACAGCCGCAAGGCCTTCGTGGTGAGCCTGTCGCTGGCCACGTCGCTGCTGGTGCCGCTGATGGCGCTCTTCTCGCACCCGCTGCCGCTGGCCGCGGCGCTGTCGCTCAAGCTGCTGCTGGCGCGCACCGCGCAGCCGGTGAATGGCGCGCTGGTGGCGGACTTCGCGCCGTCGAAGAAGCGCGCCACCATCTTCTCCCTCCTGGACGCCACCAGCAGCCTCACCTTCGTCGCGGCGCTGGCGGCCTCCGCCGCCGTCATCCGCTGGCTGGGCACGCAGCACACCTTCTTCCTCGCCGGCGCGCTCTTCCTCGTCAGCAGCCTGCTGCTCCTGAAGCTGGAGGAGCCCAGGCGCGAGGCACCGAAGGCGGAGCCGAAGGGCAGCCACCTGCGGCTGGCGCTGGAGTCGCTGCGCGCCCCGCTCGACTACGTGCGCGATACGCCGCGCATGGCCGGCCTCTTCGTCTGGCAGTTCTTCTTCGCCTTCGCCCTGAACCTCTTCCCCATCTACATCCCGCTCTACGCGATGCAACTGGGCGCGCCCGCCGAGCTGGTGGGGCCGCTGGTCGCCGTCTCCTGGCTCGTCTACGCCTTCGCGCAGCCCTTTGGCGGGCGCCTGTCGGACGGGCTGCCCCGGCGCAGCGGCCTCATCCTCGCGGGCCTGGCGGGCATGGTGCTCATGAGCGCCGTGCTCGGGCTGGCCGGCTGGCTGCCCGCGCCGTACGGCCTCATCGTCATGGTGGTGGCCTGGGCGCTGCTCGCCGTGCCGGACGGCCTCCACCGGCCCGCCGCCCAGGCGGTGGTGGTGGAGGTGGCTCCGACTTCGGAGCGTGGCCGCTTCCTCGGCGCGCTCGGCTCGTGCGCGGCGCTTGCCCAGGTCCTCGCGCCCCTCAGCTATGGCTTCGTCGCCCGGCATGCCGGGCTCTCCAGTGCCTTCCTGCTGTCCTCCGGTGCGCTGCTCCTGTCCCTGGTCGCCATGGCCTGGGCTCCGGAGCGCAGCGCACCGGCACCTGTCGCCCACACCCCCGTCCTCACCCCATCCCAGGAGCCCGGATGA
- a CDS encoding PqqD family protein, which translates to MVQQQQDAFFLLDTEGGEVFRVNETAARIFELCRTGSTLEDAVQALSSGLGATAPRQEIVEDVQSTVAQFLELGLCEPSGVS; encoded by the coding sequence ATGGTCCAGCAGCAGCAGGACGCGTTCTTCCTCCTGGACACCGAAGGTGGAGAGGTCTTCCGAGTAAACGAGACCGCCGCCCGTATCTTCGAGCTGTGCCGCACTGGCAGCACGCTCGAGGACGCGGTGCAGGCACTCTCCAGCGGACTGGGCGCAACGGCTCCCCGCCAGGAAATCGTTGAAGACGTCCAGAGTACTGTAGCTCAGTTCCTGGAACTCGGACTCTGCGAGCCGTCCGGCGTTTCCTGA
- a CDS encoding 1,4-dihydroxy-2-naphthoyl-CoA synthase — translation MVSAIFNPARWKPVDGFRFKDITFHRAVDQGTVRIAFNRPEVRNAFRPRTVDELSRALEATRFMTDVGCVLLTGNGPSPKDGGWAFCSGGDQRIRGKDGYQYEGEEGESDPARLGRLHILEVQRQIRFLPKAVVAVVPGWAVGGGHSLHVVCDLTLASKEHAVFKQTDADVASFDGGYGSALLARQVGQKRAREIFFVGANYSAQEAFQMGMVNAVVPHAQLEDFALDWAAEINTKSPTAIKMLKYAFNLPDDGMVGQQLFAGEATRLAYGTDEAQEGRDAFVQKRKRDFKRFPWTY, via the coding sequence ATGGTTTCGGCCATCTTCAACCCGGCCCGCTGGAAGCCCGTCGACGGCTTCAGGTTCAAGGACATCACCTTCCACCGCGCGGTGGACCAGGGCACCGTCCGCATCGCCTTCAACCGGCCCGAGGTGCGCAACGCCTTCCGCCCCCGCACCGTGGACGAGCTGTCCCGCGCCCTGGAGGCCACGCGCTTCATGACGGACGTGGGCTGCGTGCTCCTCACCGGCAACGGGCCTTCACCCAAGGACGGCGGCTGGGCCTTCTGCTCGGGTGGGGACCAGCGCATCCGCGGCAAGGACGGCTACCAGTATGAAGGCGAGGAGGGGGAATCCGACCCGGCGCGTCTGGGCCGACTCCACATCCTGGAGGTGCAGCGGCAGATTCGCTTCCTGCCCAAGGCCGTCGTCGCCGTGGTGCCGGGCTGGGCCGTGGGCGGCGGGCACAGCCTGCACGTGGTCTGTGACTTGACGCTCGCCAGCAAGGAGCACGCCGTCTTCAAGCAGACCGACGCGGACGTGGCCAGCTTCGACGGCGGCTACGGCTCCGCGCTGCTGGCGCGTCAGGTGGGGCAGAAGCGCGCGCGAGAAATCTTCTTCGTCGGTGCCAACTACTCCGCCCAGGAGGCCTTCCAGATGGGCATGGTCAACGCCGTGGTGCCGCACGCCCAACTGGAGGACTTCGCGCTCGACTGGGCCGCGGAGATCAACACGAAGAGCCCCACCGCCATCAAGATGCTGAAGTACGCCTTCAACCTCCCCGACGACGGCATGGTGGGGCAGCAGCTCTTCGCCGGCGAGGCCACGCGCCTGGCCTACGGCACCGACGAAGCCCAGGAGGGACGCGACGCCTTCGTCCAGAAGCGCAAGCGCGACTTCAAGCGCTTCCCCTGGACGTACTGA
- the eutB gene encoding ethanolamine ammonia-lyase subunit EutB yields the protein MAVEPRFLLHRRTVLAAMVGSAAATLLGCGKDSVSRPPPGPPAEGVHIPDVRPGEDVFGYVQRLKGGFDETLYKQVLGAANAFKEGDALVGVAASDDASRVNARQLLENTRLVDLGAHPLHQDGLHALLVETEDRVAASSTADWTLGRLKQSLLEDDEAAIHLLMPGLGSDVIACVVKLMSDEELIAVGRKVFNPLPGSNLGARGYLGARVQPNSPTDNVDDIRWQVFDGWAYAVGDVVLGCNPVSSTPESVGAIESALHELLVTFGLEDVLPHCVLSHIDVQAEVERQRPGTTGIWFQSIAGSDTANATFDISVEKMLGYADTRSGKYGLYFETGQGADFTNGHGHGYDMVIHESRKYGFARALTQRVAKAQEGAGRAAAPWVHLNDVAGFIGPEVFRTREQLVRCCLEDIVMGKLHGLTIGLDVCSTLHMDVSLDDLDWCLERIMPANPAYLMGLPTKNDPMLGYLTTGFQDHVRLRERFGYKVEDRMWSFFQRLGVIDAAGRPTEHFGDPVWVYLQYLRAKGDTRPEADVRAEAAQQLASIRSRGVPIAVGHGANPWDLEPALEAEMRRVYADAKTSLWTELSEPFIAAVPGGVRLVTKSKDRSEYILHPETGEQLDPASLDALRSLRVRHAGRYDVQVLVSDGLNALAIMDDGQLRPYLDALRAELTSAGYTPAPEHLVLTSGRVRAGYRVGEALFGGLGDAARHRALIHVIGERPGTGHHTFSAYITAPAVEVWSQAGRVDHNITRVVSGVALTAYAPRLAAPETVRLLKQLAPVGG from the coding sequence ATGGCTGTGGAACCCCGGTTCCTGTTGCACCGGCGCACCGTGCTGGCCGCGATGGTGGGCAGCGCGGCGGCAACCCTCCTGGGCTGCGGAAAGGACTCCGTGTCCCGCCCTCCTCCGGGGCCACCGGCGGAGGGCGTGCACATCCCCGACGTCCGTCCCGGCGAGGACGTGTTCGGCTATGTCCAGCGGCTCAAGGGGGGCTTCGACGAGACGCTCTACAAACAGGTGCTCGGCGCGGCCAACGCGTTCAAGGAGGGCGACGCGCTGGTGGGCGTGGCCGCCTCGGACGACGCCTCCCGGGTGAATGCCCGCCAGCTGCTGGAGAACACGCGCCTGGTGGACCTGGGCGCCCACCCGCTGCACCAGGACGGGCTCCACGCGCTGCTGGTGGAGACGGAGGACCGTGTCGCGGCATCCTCCACCGCGGACTGGACGCTGGGCCGGCTGAAGCAGTCCCTGCTGGAAGACGACGAGGCCGCCATCCATCTGCTGATGCCGGGCCTGGGCAGCGACGTCATCGCCTGCGTCGTCAAGCTGATGAGCGACGAGGAGCTCATCGCCGTGGGGCGCAAGGTGTTCAACCCGCTGCCGGGCAGCAACCTCGGCGCGCGCGGCTACCTGGGCGCGCGCGTCCAGCCCAACTCCCCCACCGACAACGTGGACGACATCCGCTGGCAGGTGTTCGACGGCTGGGCGTACGCGGTGGGCGACGTGGTGCTCGGCTGCAACCCGGTGTCGTCCACGCCGGAGTCGGTGGGCGCCATCGAGTCCGCGCTGCACGAGCTGCTCGTGACGTTCGGCCTGGAGGACGTGCTGCCCCACTGCGTGCTGTCCCATATCGACGTGCAGGCGGAGGTGGAGCGCCAGCGGCCGGGCACCACAGGCATCTGGTTCCAGAGCATCGCCGGCAGCGACACCGCCAACGCCACCTTCGACATCTCCGTGGAGAAGATGCTCGGCTACGCGGACACGCGCTCGGGGAAGTACGGGCTCTACTTCGAGACGGGCCAGGGCGCGGACTTCACCAACGGCCACGGCCATGGCTACGACATGGTCATCCACGAGTCGCGCAAGTACGGCTTCGCCCGCGCGCTGACGCAGCGGGTGGCCAAGGCGCAGGAGGGCGCGGGCCGCGCCGCCGCCCCGTGGGTCCACCTCAACGACGTGGCGGGCTTCATCGGCCCGGAGGTGTTCCGCACCCGGGAGCAGCTCGTGCGCTGCTGCCTGGAGGACATCGTCATGGGCAAGCTGCACGGGCTCACCATCGGCCTGGACGTCTGCTCCACGCTCCACATGGACGTGTCGCTGGATGACCTGGACTGGTGCCTGGAGCGCATCATGCCCGCCAATCCGGCGTACCTCATGGGCCTGCCCACCAAGAACGACCCGATGCTGGGCTACCTCACCACGGGTTTCCAGGACCACGTCCGGCTGCGCGAGCGCTTCGGCTACAAGGTGGAGGACAGGATGTGGTCCTTCTTCCAGCGCCTGGGCGTCATCGACGCGGCGGGCCGGCCCACCGAGCACTTCGGTGACCCCGTCTGGGTGTACCTCCAGTACCTGCGCGCGAAGGGAGACACGCGCCCGGAGGCAGACGTCCGCGCGGAGGCCGCGCAGCAGCTCGCCAGCATCCGCTCACGCGGGGTGCCCATCGCCGTGGGCCACGGCGCCAATCCGTGGGACTTGGAGCCGGCGCTGGAGGCGGAGATGCGCCGCGTCTACGCGGACGCCAAGACGAGCCTGTGGACGGAGCTGTCCGAGCCCTTCATCGCCGCCGTGCCCGGTGGCGTGCGGCTGGTGACGAAGTCGAAGGACCGCAGTGAGTACATCCTCCATCCCGAGACGGGTGAGCAGCTGGACCCCGCGTCGCTGGACGCGCTCCGCTCGCTGCGGGTGCGCCATGCGGGCCGGTACGACGTGCAGGTGCTCGTGTCGGACGGGCTCAACGCACTGGCCATCATGGATGACGGGCAGCTCCGCCCCTACCTGGACGCGCTGCGCGCCGAGCTGACGAGCGCCGGCTACACGCCCGCGCCGGAGCACCTGGTGCTCACCTCGGGCCGCGTGCGTGCCGGCTACCGCGTGGGCGAGGCGCTCTTCGGCGGGCTGGGAGACGCGGCCCGGCACCGCGCCCTCATCCACGTCATCGGCGAGCGCCCCGGCACCGGCCACCACACCTTCTCCGCCTACATCACCGCGCCCGCGGTGGAGGTCTGGTCCCAGGCCGGCCGCGTGGACCACAACATCACCCGGGTGGTGTCCGGCGTCGCGCTCACCGCGTATGCGCCCAGGCTGGCCGCGCCGGAGACGGTGCGGCTCCTCAAGCAGCTCGCGCCAGTGGGGGGATAG
- the nth gene encoding endonuclease III, which yields MQPAQKIPVLLERLREAHPEARYELNWSTPFELLVATILAAQCTDERVNRVTATLFPKYPGPRALADADTAALEEDLKPTGFYKQKTKSVQAMSRALLEDFGGEVPRTVDALVTLPGVARKTANVVLNTAFDLPSGIIVDTHVARVSQRLGLTKHDKPDVIEEDLMKLVPQEQWTFFGPATVLHGRYTCTAKKPKCEECIFKDLCPRIGV from the coding sequence ATGCAACCCGCCCAGAAAATCCCCGTCCTCCTCGAGCGCCTCCGCGAAGCCCACCCGGAGGCGCGCTACGAGCTCAACTGGTCCACGCCATTCGAGCTGCTCGTCGCCACCATCCTCGCGGCACAGTGCACGGACGAGCGCGTCAACCGTGTCACCGCCACCCTCTTCCCCAAGTACCCCGGCCCGCGTGCCCTCGCGGACGCGGACACCGCCGCGCTGGAGGAGGACCTCAAGCCCACCGGCTTCTACAAGCAGAAGACGAAGTCCGTGCAGGCCATGAGCCGCGCGCTGCTGGAGGACTTCGGAGGTGAGGTGCCGCGCACCGTGGACGCACTGGTGACGCTGCCCGGCGTGGCGCGGAAGACGGCCAATGTCGTCCTCAACACCGCCTTCGACCTGCCCTCGGGCATCATCGTCGACACCCACGTGGCGCGCGTCAGCCAGCGCCTGGGGCTGACGAAGCACGACAAGCCCGACGTCATTGAAGAAGACCTGATGAAGCTGGTGCCCCAGGAGCAGTGGACCTTCTTCGGGCCCGCCACCGTGCTCCATGGCCGGTACACGTGCACGGCGAAGAAGCCCAAGTGCGAGGAGTGCATCTTCAAGGACCTCTGCCCGCGCATCGGGGTGTGA
- a CDS encoding DUF418 domain-containing protein: MTPAPSDVTAPIAEARPVDSGERLALLDTLRGFALCGVFVSNVYMWFSGRAFIPRAQMEALMTNASRLDTLTTQAFMLLVFGKFITIFSFLFGLGFAVQLGRAEERGASIAPLYSRRLGVMLMMGLTHLSLLWYGDILSTYAVLGFGLLLFRRRSDRTLLIAAALLIFVWPILGTVILRLPQLLADTPEAAAAIGKAAGERSAAIKAQALAAFSGGSWLDVVKGGGNFYVRDFLPMILATMLATFGRFLLGLWAGRRRVFHDAPQHLRLFRRLLGWGLLAGVIGSGAGLVMQQLMLRKILTPETLPTWMPFAMAPLRHLGELGFAAVYVSGITLLFQRATWQKLLGVLAPVGRMALTNYLSQTVLSVLFFYGYGLGNITKVGPAACFALCLAVFCVQGVFSHLWLSRFRFGPAEWVWRSLTYGKAQPMRRSDAAGHSATVPA, translated from the coding sequence ATGACCCCTGCCCCTTCCGACGTCACGGCGCCCATCGCCGAGGCCCGTCCAGTCGACTCCGGTGAGCGACTGGCGCTGCTCGACACGCTGCGTGGTTTCGCGCTCTGCGGCGTGTTCGTCTCCAACGTCTACATGTGGTTCAGCGGCAGGGCCTTCATCCCCCGCGCCCAGATGGAGGCGTTGATGACCAACGCCTCGCGCCTGGACACCCTCACCACGCAGGCCTTCATGCTGCTGGTGTTCGGGAAGTTCATCACCATCTTCTCCTTCCTCTTCGGCCTCGGCTTCGCCGTGCAGCTGGGCCGGGCCGAGGAGCGCGGCGCCTCCATTGCCCCGCTCTACTCGCGGCGGCTGGGGGTGATGCTGATGATGGGGCTCACCCACCTGTCCCTGCTCTGGTACGGGGACATCCTCAGCACGTACGCCGTGCTGGGCTTCGGGCTGCTGCTGTTCCGGCGGCGCTCGGACCGGACGCTGCTCATCGCCGCGGCGCTGCTCATCTTCGTGTGGCCCATCCTCGGCACCGTCATCCTGCGGCTGCCGCAGCTGCTCGCCGACACGCCCGAGGCCGCCGCCGCCATCGGGAAGGCCGCGGGAGAGCGCTCCGCGGCCATCAAGGCGCAGGCGCTGGCGGCCTTCTCCGGAGGGAGCTGGCTGGACGTGGTGAAGGGGGGCGGCAACTTCTACGTGCGCGACTTCCTGCCGATGATTCTCGCCACCATGCTCGCCACCTTTGGCCGGTTCCTCCTCGGCCTGTGGGCGGGGCGCCGCCGGGTGTTCCACGATGCGCCCCAGCACCTGCGCCTCTTCCGCCGGCTGCTCGGGTGGGGGCTGCTAGCCGGGGTGATTGGCAGCGGCGCCGGGCTGGTGATGCAGCAGCTCATGCTCCGGAAGATTCTCACCCCGGAGACGCTGCCGACGTGGATGCCCTTCGCCATGGCCCCGCTGCGGCACCTGGGCGAGCTGGGCTTCGCGGCCGTCTACGTGTCGGGCATCACCCTGCTCTTCCAGCGCGCCACCTGGCAGAAGCTGCTGGGCGTGCTCGCGCCGGTGGGCCGCATGGCGCTGACGAACTACCTGTCGCAGACCGTCCTCAGCGTCCTCTTCTTCTACGGGTACGGCCTGGGGAACATCACGAAGGTGGGGCCGGCGGCGTGCTTCGCGCTCTGCCTGGCCGTCTTCTGCGTCCAGGGGGTGTTCAGCCACCTGTGGCTGTCGCGCTTCCGCTTCGGCCCCGCGGAGTGGGTGTGGCGCTCGCTCACCTACGGAAAGGCCCAGCCGATGCGCCGGAGCGACGCGGCCGGCCACAGTGCCACGGTGCCGGCGTAG
- the xdhC gene encoding xanthine dehydrogenase accessory protein XdhC, with translation MWDWVRQLAEWSREDAPFAVATVTACQGSTPAEPGAKLLVRANGVFHGTVGGGHLEQLVLADARTCLEKGEPRSYRYPLGAKLGQCCGGVVDVFVEPVNHGPRLYLFGAGHVGQALCRTLEGTPFQVHLVDERPEWLQGERIPASVVRHDEPWDAFAARAPWDARRTYVAVMTHRHDLDQDIIAFAVERPARYLGLIGSRTKWARFRQRLEARGVPTKNIDRVHCPMGVEIGGKSPQEVAVSIAAGLLQVHHGLSVDIRSGASASEPPRLHGESEPPRVRGVSSGE, from the coding sequence ATGTGGGATTGGGTCCGCCAACTGGCGGAGTGGTCACGTGAGGATGCGCCCTTCGCCGTTGCCACGGTGACGGCCTGCCAGGGCAGCACGCCCGCCGAGCCCGGCGCGAAGCTGCTCGTGCGCGCGAACGGCGTGTTCCACGGCACCGTGGGCGGTGGCCACCTGGAGCAGCTGGTGCTCGCCGACGCGCGGACCTGCCTGGAGAAGGGCGAGCCGCGCTCGTACCGCTACCCGCTGGGCGCGAAGCTGGGCCAGTGCTGCGGAGGAGTCGTGGACGTCTTCGTCGAGCCCGTCAACCACGGTCCCCGCCTCTATCTCTTCGGCGCCGGCCACGTGGGCCAGGCGCTGTGCCGCACGCTGGAGGGCACGCCCTTCCAGGTCCACCTCGTGGACGAGCGGCCCGAGTGGCTCCAGGGCGAGCGCATCCCCGCGTCCGTGGTGCGCCATGACGAGCCGTGGGACGCCTTCGCCGCCAGGGCTCCGTGGGACGCGCGCCGCACGTACGTCGCGGTGATGACGCACCGGCACGACCTGGACCAGGACATCATCGCCTTCGCCGTGGAGCGGCCGGCGCGCTACCTGGGCCTCATCGGCAGCCGTACGAAGTGGGCCCGCTTCCGCCAGCGCCTGGAGGCCCGGGGCGTGCCCACGAAGAACATCGACCGGGTGCACTGCCCCATGGGCGTGGAGATTGGCGGCAAGTCGCCGCAGGAGGTCGCGGTGAGCATCGCCGCCGGCCTCCTCCAGGTGCACCACGGGTTGAGTGTCGACATCCGCTCCGGAGCGTCAGCGTCGGAGCCCCCCCGTCTGCACGGGGAATCAGAGCCGCCCCGCGTGCGCGGCGTATCATCTGGAGAATGA